A window of the Sabethes cyaneus chromosome 1, idSabCyanKW18_F2, whole genome shotgun sequence genome harbors these coding sequences:
- the LOC128732415 gene encoding zinc finger protein 888-like produces the protein MPCCVRNCTSGAGLLKFPESARFRKRWLDAISYGTGEKVSEIDEKQAICLAHFGPRGDMEYQEPTRFQKSNGEWIFLASCRLCFRIAEKKRMFCLSGQLAGCSLDVVIKRTLAINISAKDFLRDICLQCVTKIDLVRAVQNVAQAGDCHFGLLQKSKRPLEALQVTLEEVIEESVPCEVRNDPEPRCTSKVIYRPSLPRRKRDTTENGESVLQLSSRTCYICSGKDKYRDKDELIAHLVQEHAGKVECVCTICDGKTFSWVRAYNHHLSRHDEQLRPLKCNFCPIRFSTENALNTHENKLHGTSHKLYKPAKVHEGRWRCSLCSALFKNIKYVRRHMENKHGKGRSSECKICHRKFDNATSMASHMLVHFQPKREKLFKCVICAETFRSKLELQKHKLIVHKGKKFECKQTYSCHKCQLVFEDSLGYYKHREAVHSGNPFRERYYECLICSAKLKNAGELMDHIVGDHSIDNYPHAQCSVCPSKFLSARQLRAHAGYKHPEAQKEPVVFQCDHCDQKHYTQRQMDKHMAREHGAEKRFGCDICGKRYILRRSLGKHKKTHQKENQHLKCNLCDATFALKSAIYEHWKTAHGTNKWEQKKAVAANSESTNSPLRDHSYLT, from the exons ATGCCCTGTTGCGTCCGCAACTGCACCAGTGGCGCGGGCTTGCTAAAGTTTCCGGAAAGTGCCCGCTTCCGCAAACGTTGGCTAGATGCGATCAGTTACGGTACCGGCGAGAAAGTAAGCGAAATCGACGAAAAGCAAGCGATATGTTTGGCACACTTTGGCCCCCGGGGTGACATGGAGTACCAGGAACCGACGAGGTTTCAAAAAAG TAACGGGGAATGGATTTTCCTGGCTAGTTGCCGTCTGTGTTTCAGGATCGCCGAGAAGAAGCGGATGTTTTGTCTCAGCGGACAGCTGGCTGGCTGCAGTTTGGATGTCGTTATCAAACGTACGCTGGCAATTAATATTAGTGCAAAGGATTTCCTGCGGGATATCTGTTTGCAGTGTGTGACCAAAATAGATCTGGTAAGGGCAGTGCAAAACGTAGCTCAAGCTGGGGACTGTCACTTTGGGCTGCTACAGAAATCGAAAAGACCCTTGGAAGCCTTGCAAGTAACGTTGGAGGAAGTGATTGAGGAATCGGTTCCCTGTGAGGTACGAAACGATCCGGAACCAAGGTGTACGTCTAAGGTGATCTACAGGCCGTCTCTTCCTAGACGAAAGAGAGATACTACCGAAAATGGTGAAAGTGTTCTGCAACTCTCTTCCAGAACATGTTATATTTGTAGTGGAAAGGACAAATATCGGGATAAGGATGAATTGATTGCACACTTGGTTCAGGAACATGCCGGGAAGGTTGAATGTGTTTGTACAATTTGCGACGGGAAGACATTCTCGTGGGTCCGAGCGTACAATCACCACCTAAGCAGGCACGACGAACAATTGCGGCCACTGAAGTGCAACTTTTGTCCGATTCGATTCAGCACGGAAAACGCCCTGAACACGCACGAAAATAAGCTGCACGGTACGAGCCACAAGCTATACAAACCAGCTAAGGTACACGAGGGAAGATGGCGATGCTCGCTTTGTAGCGCGCTTTTTAAGAACATTAAATACGTTCGCCGTCACATGGAAAACAAGCACGGTAAGGGAAGGAGCTCGGAGTGCAAAATATGTCACAGAAAGTTTGACAACGCTACAAGCATGGCCTCTCACATGTTGGTTCACTTCCAACCGAAGCGAGAAAAGCTTTTCAAGTGTGTTATCTGTGCAGAAACATTTCGATCAAAGCTAGAACTTCAGAAACACAAGCTGATTGTTCACAAAGGCAAAAAGTTTGAATGTAAACAGACCTACAGCTGCCACAAATGCCAATTGGTGTTTGAAGATTCACTCGGATATTATAAGCACCGGGAAGCCGTACACAGTGGAAATCCATTCCGTGAACGTTACTATGAATGTCTAATTTGTTCGGCGAAACTTAAGAATGCCGGTGAACTAATGGACCATATAGTTGGCGACCATTCGATCGATAACTACCCGCACGCTCAGTGTTCTGTGTGTCCATCAAAATTCCTAAGTGCCAGACAACTGCGAGCCCATGCGGGCTATAAACATCCGGAAGCCCAGAAAGAACCGGTCGTGTTTCAGTGTGATCACTGCGACCAAAAGCACTATACGCAACGGCAGATGGACAAGCACATGGCCCGGGAACACGGTGCAGAGAAACGGTTCGGGTGCGATATTTGCGGCAAGCGGTACATACTGCGCCGCAGTCTGGGCAAGCACAAGAAAACCCATCAAAAGGAAAACCAGCACTTGAAGTGTAACCTCTGTGATGCAACCTTTGCCTTGAAGAGTGCCATCTACGAACACTGGAAAACCGCGCACGGAACCAATAAGTGGGAGCAGAAGAAGGCCGTCGCCGCGAACAGTGAAAGTACTAATTCCCCTCTTAGGGATCATTCCTAtcttacgtaa